ACCTCACCCGCGTTCGCCGCGGCGGCCACGCGGGCGCCGATGTGCACGGCGATGCCGCTCACATCGTCGCCCCGCAACTCGCACTCGCCGGTGTGCAGGCCGGTGCGGATCTCGAGGCCGAGCGGGCGCACCGCCCCGCGGATGGCCAGCGCACAGCGCACCGCGCGTGCGGGACCGTCGAAGGTCGCGAAGAAGCCGTCGCCCGTCGTGTGAATCTCCCGGCCGCGGAAGCGGCCCAGCTCCTGGCGGACGGCGGTGTCGTGCCGCTCGAGCAGGTCGCGCCAGGCGCGGTCGCCGAGCCGGGTGGCGTGCTCCGTGGAGCCCACGATGTCGGTGAACAACACCGTGGCCAGCACGCGCTCGTCGTCGACCACCGGGCGCGCCCCGGTGAGAAACTCCTCGATCGGTGCGAGCATCGCCTCCACGTCCCCGGCATAGAAGAAGTGGTCGTCTCCCGGCAGCTCCACGAACTTGGCACGACCGATGTGCTCGGCAAGGTAGCGGCCGTTGCCCACGCGGATGTAGCGGTTGCCGGTGCGGTGCAGGACGAGGGTCGGCACGCGGATGGTCCCGAGGATCGGCCGGACATCGGCGTTCAAGGCCACGGGATACTCACCCGCAAACTGCGACGGGCTCATCGCCAGTCGCTCGAGCCGGGCTCTCCAGCGCCGGGAGGCCTCGCTCGCCATGCTCGGGGCCCCGATGCGGACCGCATCGCCCGTACCCCATTCGGCGATCATCCCTTCGAGGTGCCGCGGCGCGACCTCGAGCGGTATGCCGTGGGGATAGTCGGCCGCCCGCAGCTTACGCGCGGTGCCGTCCGCCACGACGAGCCCCGCCGTGCGCTCGGGGTAGGTCGCCGCGAACAGCATCGCCATCGGCCCGCCGTCACCGTGCGCGAACACCACCGCACGCTCTGCACCGGCGGCATCGAGCACCGTGCGGATGTCGTCCATCCACTGCTCGAGCGTCGGCAGCGCGCCCAACGGCACCGGGTCCGAGATCCCCGTGCCGCGCTTGTCGTAGCAGATGAGCCGTCCGATCGAGCCGAGACGCGTGAGGAAGCGCGCGATGGCCGCCTCCTCCCACATGACCTCGAGATTCGTAACCCAGTCCGGGACGAAGACGATGTCCACCGGCCCGCCGCCGGTGACCTGATAGGCGACCTGCCCCTCGGGGCCTTTGGCGTAGTGGACGTCGGGTGTCATCGCGCCGCTGCCTTCGTCACCCGGCGATGGGTGAGTGCCTTAAATCTCTCGCCAGGGGTGATCTTCCCCCCGGGTAGCAAACAGAGCC
This genomic window from Deltaproteobacteria bacterium contains:
- a CDS encoding adenylate/guanylate cyclase domain-containing protein; this translates as MTPDVHYAKGPEGQVAYQVTGGGPVDIVFVPDWVTNLEVMWEEAAIARFLTRLGSIGRLICYDKRGTGISDPVPLGALPTLEQWMDDIRTVLDAAGAERAVVFAHGDGGPMAMLFAATYPERTAGLVVADGTARKLRAADYPHGIPLEVAPRHLEGMIAEWGTGDAVRIGAPSMASEASRRWRARLERLAMSPSQFAGEYPVALNADVRPILGTIRVPTLVLHRTGNRYIRVGNGRYLAEHIGRAKFVELPGDDHFFYAGDVEAMLAPIEEFLTGARPVVDDERVLATVLFTDIVGSTEHATRLGDRAWRDLLERHDTAVRQELGRFRGREIHTTGDGFFATFDGPARAVRCALAIRGAVRPLGLEIRTGLHTGECELRGDDVSGIAVHIGARVAAAANAGEVLVSGTLKDLVTGSGLRFVERGVHRLKGVEGEWPLHAAE